The following are encoded in a window of Megalops cyprinoides isolate fMegCyp1 chromosome 16, fMegCyp1.pri, whole genome shotgun sequence genomic DNA:
- the dnajc3b gene encoding dnaJ homolog subfamily C member 3b — translation MLFNMESKRRKGLNGVLSSLSLLCVVLDLQLDGVLGATHVEIEHHLEMGRKLLAAGQLAEALSHYHSAVEGDSKNYLTYYKRAAVFLAMGKSKSALPDLTRAIQLKPDFLAARLQRGNILLKQGNTQEAREDFQAVLEGSPEQGEAHDQLLRTEELEELQEEAQSAHMQADYHATVTVLDRVIELSPWDPDSRELRAECYIRLGDLRKAIQDLTPAARLRNDNRAAFLRLSTLHYELGEHQEALSQVRECLKLDQDDKECFSHYKQVKKLSKQLDSAEELISEDRYQEAIEKYESVMKTEPDVPFYTYKAKERICFCLVKNKRAHEAVDACSEAHQRDPRNVNVLRDRAEAYILSQDYEKAVEDYQEAREFDEENQEIREGLERAQKLLKLSRKRDYYKILGVDRSANKQEIIKAYRKLAQQWHPDNFQSEAEKKEAEKRFIDIASAKEVLTDPEMRQKFDAGEDPLDPETQQGGGGGGHNWPFDFNPFGSGGSFHFKFHYN, via the exons GTGTTTTGGGTGCCACACATGTGGAGATTGAGCATCACCTGGAGATGGGACGCAAGCTGCTGGCAGCTGGGCAGCTGGCAGAGGCTCTTTCCCACTACCACTCTGCTGTGG AGGGTGACTCCAAAAACTACTTGACATACTACAAGCGTGCAGCAGTGTTCCTGGCCATGGGGAAGTCCAAATCAGCCCTGCCGGACCTGACCAGGGCCATCCAGCTCAAGCCGGACTTCCTAGCC GCCCGCCTCCAGAGGGGTAACATCCTTCTGAAGCAGGGCAACACACAGGAGGCCAGAGAGGACTTCCAGGCCGTG CTGGAGGGATCCCCAGAGCAAGGGGAGGCCCACGATCAGCTCCTCAGAacggaggagctggaggagctgcaggaggaggctCAGAGCGCTCACATGCAAGCGGATTACCACGCGACCGTGACCGTGCTGGACCGGGTCATAGAG CTGTCCCCATGGGACCCTGACTCCCGCGAGCTGCGGGCAGAGTGCTACATCCGGCTAGGGGACCTGCGGAAGGCCATCCAGGACCTGACGCCCGCCGCCCGCCTGCGAAACGACAACCGCGCGGCCTTTCTGAGGCTCAGCACCCTGCACTACGAGCTGGGGGAGCACCAGGAAGCCCTCAG ccaggTGCGTGAGTGTCTGAAACTGGATCAGGATGATAAGGAGTGTTTCTCCCACTACAAGCAGGTGAAGAAACTCAGCAAGCAGCTGGACTCTGCCGAGGAGCTCATCTCTgaggacag GTACCAGGAGGCGATTGAGAAGTATGAGTCTGTAATGAAGACAGAGCCCGACGTTCCCTTCTACACCTACAAAGCCAAGGAGAGGATCTGCTTCTGTCTGGTCAAG AACAAGAGGGCGCACGAGGCAGTGGACGCGTGCTCCGAGGCGCACCAGAGAGACCCCCGAAATGTCAACGTCCTCCGAGACCGGGCAGAGGCCTACATCCTCAGTCAGGACTACGAGAAAG CGGTGGAGGACTACCAGGAGGCACGGGAGTTTGATGAGGAGAACCAGGAGATCCGAGAGGGGCTCGAGCGGGCGCAGAAGCTCCTCAAACTGTCCCGCAAGAGGGACTACTACAAGATCCTGGGTGTAGACAG GAGTGCCAACAAACAGGAAATCATCAAGGCGTACAGGAAGCTGGCCCAGCAATGGCACCCAGATAACTTCCAGTCCGAGGCAGAGAAGAAGGAGGCGGAGAAGAGGTTTATTGACATCGCCTCTGCGAAAGAGGTGCTTACTGACCCAG aaatgagacagaaatTCGACGCAGGGGAGGACCCCCTGGACCCCGAGACCCAGCAagggggcggcggcgggggcCACAACTGGCCCTTCGATTTCAACCCCTTTGGATCCGGCGGAAGCTTCCACTTCAAGTTCCATTACAACTAG
- the naa38 gene encoding N-alpha-acetyltransferase 38, NatC auxiliary subunit: protein MAAVNEENGMAMHTVGETSGSSLARQKLESLLNKSMRIRMTDGRTLVGLFLCTDRDCNVILGSAQEFLKSTDSFSQGEPRVLGLAMIPGHHVVSIEVEADSLLGSRGI, encoded by the exons ATGGCCGCGGTGAATGAGGAAAATGGCATGGCTATGCACACTGTG GGGGAGACATCGGGATCCTCGTTGGCCCGTCAGAAATTGGAGAGCCTGTTGAACAAGAGTATGAGAATCCGTATGACTGACGGAAGAACGCTTGTGGGGCTGTTCCTCTGTACTGACCGCGACTGCAACGTCATTCTGGGGTCTGCACAGGAGTTCCTGAAGTCGACAG ATTCGTTTTCGCAGGGAGAGCCCAGGGTGCTGGGCCTGGCCATGATCCCCGGTCACCACGTTGTGTCCATCGAGGTGGAGGCTGACAGCCTCCTGGGGTCGCGGGGAATCTGA